One genomic segment of Mangifera indica cultivar Alphonso chromosome 6, CATAS_Mindica_2.1, whole genome shotgun sequence includes these proteins:
- the LOC123218392 gene encoding probable WRKY transcription factor 14, which yields MCSFFGLPMENYQGDLTDILRSSSGNSSSGINTNFNNNNSNLQASSTWQFPSSDPLNFSFTSDDHRDFFFGDPFTAVRDPLLHELNMAGSGGYYSSAPNSVELMSTTASTIVDETGTSSSPSYPQRVFEDDFKSPCNIFSRIQISQSPKQLPVSPCDSPVLAAAAAASPRGIKAPAMLPSDMINATTSKNCLLDNTSGPLQISSPRNLGIKRRKSQAKKVVCIPAPAAANSRSSGEVVPSDLWAWRKYGQKPIKGSPYPRGYYRCSSSKGCSARKQVERSRTDPNMLVITYTSEHNHPWPTQRNALAGSTRAQPSKNTAAKTSASSSSQPQTNTKEEVKENSNDDTMSPVIAASSSASVKEEMEEMEKPLEMDQDCEFNEGFSQIYKPALMDQSNQCHEDFFADLGEIEADPLKILFSHGFSGDVQKENKGLDPFNLFDWSEDNNNNSTSFGESKRGL from the exons ATGTGCAGTTTCTTCGGGCTTCCGATGGAGAATTATCAAGGCGATTTGACTGATATTCTTCGGTCGAGCTCAGGTAATTCGTCGTCTGGTATTAATACTAACTTTAACAACAATAACAGTAATCTTCAAGCTTCTTCAACCTGGCAATTCCCATCTTCGGATCCCTTgaatttttctttcacttcCGACGATCATAGAGATTTCTTCTTCGGTGATCCCTTCACCGCCGTTCGAGATCCGCTTCTCCACGAGCTCAACATGGCTGGTTCTGGCGGCTATTACAGCAGCGCTCCGAATTCAGTTGAACTGATGTCAACAACTGCCAGCACCATTGTTGATGAAACTGGCACTTCTTCTTCTCCAAGCTATCCTCAAAGGGTTTTcgaagatgattttaaatcacCTTGCAATATTTTTTCCCGGATTCAGATCTCACAAAGTCCCAAGCAACTGCCGGTTTCGCCATGTGATTCGCCAGTTCTCGCCGCCGCCGCCGCTGCCTCGCCGAGGGGAATTAAGGCGCCTGCTATGCTTCCAAGCGACATGATTAATGCAACCACCTCTAAAAATTGTCTTCTTGATAACACTTCTGGACCTTTGCAGATCTCATCCCCGAGGAATCTGGGCATCAAAAGAAG AAAGAGCCAGGCGAAGAAGGTGGTGTGTATTCCGGCGCCGGCAGCTGCAAACAGCAGGTCAAGTGGAGAAGTGGTTCCTTCTGATCTCTGGGCATGGAGAAAATATGGACAGAAACCCATCAAAGGTTCACCTTATCCAag GGGATACTACAGATGCAGTAGCTCGAAGGGATGTTCAGCAAGGAAGCAAGTTGAGAGAAGCCGAACGGATCCAAATATGCTGGTGATAACCTACACTTCTGAGCACAATCATCCATGGCCGACGCAGAGAAATGCTTTAGCGGGTTCAACAAGGGCTCAGCCGTCTAAAAACACCGCGGCAAAGACCTCAGCGAGCTCCAGCTCTCAGCCTCAAACCAACACAAAGGAAGAAGTGAAGGAGAATAGCAATGACGATACAATGTCGCCTGTGATTGCAGCTAGTTCAAGCGCTTCAGTCAAAGAGGAGATGGAGGAAATGGAGAAGCCGCTTGAGATGGACCAAGATTGTGAATTTAATGAAGGGTTTTCTCAGATATACAAACCGGCATTGATGGACCAGTCGAACCAATGTCATGAAGATTTCTTCGCCGATTTGGGAGAGATAGAAGCCGATCCTCTTAAGATCTTATTTAGCCATGGATTCAGTGGAGATGTACAGAAAGAAAACAAGGGTTTGGATCCTTTTAATCTCTTTGATTGGTCAGAAGACAACAACAATAATTCTACTTCATTTGGAGAATCCAAGAGGGGTTTATAA